The genomic stretch CAAGCTGCCGGCCGCCGTGCAGGGGCCGCTGACCGCGCTGGAGGTGGAGGTCTCGGCCGCCGCGCGTACCGATGACGACCTGCTGGTGGTGGACGGTCCGTTACGCAACCGGCGGCAGTTGCCGCGCACCCTCGGCTACATCAAGACCCAGCACAGCCAGTACCTCGACGCCCGGCTCACCGCGGTGGTCACCGGGCTCGCCGCCGGCCATCGCTCGCCGGTGTTCCGTCTGGGCACGGCGTGGGGCGGATGGTCGTGGTATCTGCGGCTGCCGGTGGCCGCCGGTGCGCCCTGGGCCGGGATCGTCCGGTTGGAATGCTCGGCGGACCTGGAGATCGCCGAGGCGGTGCGGCTGGCCGACCTGTCGCTGGTCACCCTGCCCCGCTTCGCCTCCACGCCCTACAAGGACCCCCGGGCCCCGCAGAACCTAATTCCGATCGCCGGGCTGGAACGGCTGCTGCGGTCCCGGTTGGGCGACTCCCGGCTGCTGCACCGCGCGCTGACCGCCGCCGCGCGGACGGGCCGCTGATGGGGCGGAGACGCGACGCCGACCGGATCAGCGTGCGGGTCGACACCGGGCAGGCCGAGCTGGCGCCCGACCCGGACCGGCCCGGAGGGTGGACGTTGCTGCTGGACGGCGCCCCGCAGTCGCATGTGGACCTGAGCGACCCGACCCACCTGGAGTTCGAGTACGTGCGCCGGCTGGCCGCCGCGACCGACCTGGTCGCGCCCGCCGGGACACCGTTGCGGGTGCTGCACCTGGGCGGCGGTGCGCTCACCCTGCCCCGGTACGTCGCCGCCACCCGGCCCGGTTCGGTGCAGCGGGTGGTCGAGGTGGACGGTGCGCTGGTCGACCTGGTCCGGCGGGAGCTGCCCTGGCGGCCCGATCCGCGACTCAAGGTCCGGGTGGGCGACGCGCGGGCGGTGCTGGCCGCCGGCCGGGACGCCGGCTACGACGTGATCGTCGCGGACGTCTTCGCCGGCTCCCGGACGCCGGCCCGGCTGACGTCGGTCGAGTTCGCCACCGAGGTGGCCCGGGTGCTGCGACCGGACGGCTGGTATCTGGCCAATGTGGCCGACGGGCCGCCGCTACGGTACGCCCGTGGGCAGGTCGCGACCGTCCGCGAGCTGCTGCCCCGGGCCTGCCTGGTGGCCGACGCCGCGGTGCTGCGCGGGCGGCGCTACGGCAACCTGGTGCTGGTGGCCGGCCGTCAGGAGCCGCCGGTGGCGGCGTTGACCCGGCGGGCCGCCGGTGACTGGTTCCCCGGTCGGGTGCTGGCCGGCGCGGACCTCGACCGGTTCTCCGCCGGGGCCCCGGTGGTACGCGACAGCGACGCCAGCGACTCCACACCGCCTCCGCCGGGGATTTTTTCCGTCCGCCGTTGATCCGTTCGGCGAGGCCCTCCGTACTACCCGGCAGCCATGCCCGTGGGGGGACGGCTTCTGTCCAGGGACATCCGGAGGTCTGCATGCATGCACTGGCGGTCGGTTGGCAAGGCGACCGGGTGCGGGCGGACTGGATGTCCGCGCGATCCCAGTCGCGGCCGACCACGTCCGATCGTGGGGTCGACTCCCGCGCGACGCCTCGCCAGAATAGCCCGGTGACGCCGCGACCCGCCCCTGGCCGGCACCAGGCCACGACGACTGAAGCCGCCCACTCCGACCAGTTGATCCGCACGCTGTACGCCGAGCACGCCGGCCCGCTGCTGATGTTCGTGATGCGGCTGACCGGTGGGGACCGGCAGCGGGCGGAGGACATCGTCCAGGAGACGCTGCTGCGGGCCTGGCGCAACGCGCACCGGCTGGGTACGCAGGGACAGGGATCGCTTCGGCCGTGGCTGGTGACGGTGGCCCGCCGGATCGCCATCGACGAGCACCGCAGCGAGCAGGCCCGCCCGGCCGAGACGTACGACCGGGATCTGACCGCCTTCGCCGAGTCGGACAGCACCGATCGGGTGCTGCGCTCGATGACGGTGGCGGACGCGTTGCGTACCTTGAGTCAATCGCACCGGGAGATCCTGGTGGCGACGTACTTCCGGGGCCGGACGGTCCCGGAGGCGGCCGAGGAGCTCGGGCTGCCGTTGGGCACCGCGAAGTCGCGGGTCTACTACGCGCTGCGCGCGCTGCGCACAGCTCTGCAGGAACGGGGGGTGACGGAATGAGCCGGGTTGACCACATGGACGTCGCCGCGTACGCGCTCGGCGTACTGGACGAACAGGACATGGAGCGGTTCGAGGAACACCTCGCGACCTGCTGGGCCTGCGCCGCCGAACTGGAGTCGATGGTGCCCGTGGTCGGGCTGCTCTCCGACATCGACGAGGAGTCGGTGACGGTGCTGGAGCAGACCCACTCCGATCCGGTCCTGTTGGACCGGACGCTCGTGGCGTTGCGGACCCACCGGCGCAAGGCCCGGTTCCGGCAGATCCTGGCGACCGCGGCGGCCGTGGTGGTCTTCGGCGGGCTGACCGGTGTGGTGTTCAGCAACCTGGCCGGCGAGAGCAGCGCGCCGCCGATCGCCGGGGGCCCGAGCAGTGTCCCGTTCGATCCGTCGGGCGGCGGCCCCGGTAACCCGGGCCCCGGCGTCGGTGGCAACGAGCAGGAGGGCGAGCAGGTCGACGTCACCGACCCGAGCACCGGTGTCGAGGGCACGTTCTGGCTCATCGGCAAGGACTTCGGCACCAAGATGGACTTCAGCCTGGGCCGGCTGCCCGGGCCGCGCACCTGCCGCCTGGTCGTGGTCAAGAAGGACAACAGCACCGAGGTCGTCTCCACCTGGACGGTGCCGACGTCCGGGTACGGCACCAACAGCAACCCGACCAGGGCCGCGCTCTCCGCGACCACGTCGGTGCAGATGGAGGACATCAAGCACGTCGAGGTGCAGGAGGTGAACGGCAGGGGCACCGCCCGGCCGCTGCTGACCGTGCCCGCCCCCTGATCCGTACCGCCCGAACGAAGGCCCGTCTCCGGCTCGGAGGCGGGCCTTCGCGGCGCTGGTCAGCGGATACGGACTCCTACGCAGGTTCGGGCCT from Micromonospora craniellae encodes the following:
- a CDS encoding spermidine synthase codes for the protein MGRRRDADRISVRVDTGQAELAPDPDRPGGWTLLLDGAPQSHVDLSDPTHLEFEYVRRLAAATDLVAPAGTPLRVLHLGGGALTLPRYVAATRPGSVQRVVEVDGALVDLVRRELPWRPDPRLKVRVGDARAVLAAGRDAGYDVIVADVFAGSRTPARLTSVEFATEVARVLRPDGWYLANVADGPPLRYARGQVATVRELLPRACLVADAAVLRGRRYGNLVLVAGRQEPPVAALTRRAAGDWFPGRVLAGADLDRFSAGAPVVRDSDASDSTPPPPGIFSVRR
- a CDS encoding sigma-70 family RNA polymerase sigma factor; protein product: MHALAVGWQGDRVRADWMSARSQSRPTTSDRGVDSRATPRQNSPVTPRPAPGRHQATTTEAAHSDQLIRTLYAEHAGPLLMFVMRLTGGDRQRAEDIVQETLLRAWRNAHRLGTQGQGSLRPWLVTVARRIAIDEHRSEQARPAETYDRDLTAFAESDSTDRVLRSMTVADALRTLSQSHREILVATYFRGRTVPEAAEELGLPLGTAKSRVYYALRALRTALQERGVTE
- a CDS encoding anti-sigma factor family protein, with the protein product MSRVDHMDVAAYALGVLDEQDMERFEEHLATCWACAAELESMVPVVGLLSDIDEESVTVLEQTHSDPVLLDRTLVALRTHRRKARFRQILATAAAVVVFGGLTGVVFSNLAGESSAPPIAGGPSSVPFDPSGGGPGNPGPGVGGNEQEGEQVDVTDPSTGVEGTFWLIGKDFGTKMDFSLGRLPGPRTCRLVVVKKDNSTEVVSTWTVPTSGYGTNSNPTRAALSATTSVQMEDIKHVEVQEVNGRGTARPLLTVPAP